In candidate division KSB1 bacterium, a genomic segment contains:
- a CDS encoding nucleotide exchange factor GrpE, which yields MTKVDIEFDNSNKTVENTPSNNSNHQNSERSEYLELLQRTKAEFDNFKKRTEKEKLELSEFVEGNLISKILPVLDDFERMLQSEIQDMPQLEGCRLIYKNLNSIFTALGLNEFGKIGDSFDPNMHEAIAVKKGEDEFDNKIMSIIEKGYIFKNRILRYAKVEVGAAQ from the coding sequence ATGACTAAAGTTGATATTGAGTTTGATAATTCAAATAAAACCGTAGAAAATACACCAAGTAACAATAGTAACCATCAGAATTCTGAAAGATCTGAATATTTAGAGTTACTTCAAAGGACAAAAGCGGAGTTCGATAATTTTAAAAAAAGAACGGAAAAAGAAAAACTAGAATTATCGGAATTCGTTGAAGGAAATTTAATTTCAAAAATTCTCCCGGTATTGGATGATTTTGAAAGAATGTTGCAATCTGAAATTCAAGATATGCCGCAATTAGAGGGTTGTCGCTTAATTTACAAAAATCTTAATTCAATTTTTACTGCACTTGGATTAAATGAGTTTGGAAAAATAGGTGATTCATTCGATCCAAACATGCATGAAGCAATCGCAGTTAAAAAAGGAGAAGATGAGTTCGATAACAAAATAATGTCAATCATAGAAAAAGGCTATATATTTAAAAATAGAATACTTAGGTATGCTAAAGTTGAAGTTGGAGCAGCACAGTAA